A DNA window from Bdellovibrio sp. BCCA contains the following coding sequences:
- a CDS encoding M17 family metallopeptidase, whose translation MAKKSTPKKTSTKLQFHSWIETFDFGKELKVKNELTGFVYFLGVDDSNKFTSLVEQHALDWQFDSLKKNEREFLYFVGQKGPVWILRSRSKNSVGHDGLIDEASYTWARDQFGSLVSHFKAHHLKGVQIEFHGTEEVQDLGALVGFDMAVYNFRQFVDGKQLSELPKVALKKSLGGLDKDLIKEAMLRARAVNIARHLVNLPPNDLNPRTFAEFATSKLSFPSTLKVAVWDTKKLMQENMGLHVAVGQGAENGPCMVHLKYRPTKKSKLKPIAFVGKGITFDTGGLDIKPSSGMRLMKKDMGGAASVMALATWVADSNYPGPVDFYLALAENAVDGKSFRPSDVVTARNGLKVEIDNTDAEGRLVLADVLDVACTQKGSDEPEYVIDVATLTGAIKVGLGAEIAGLFSNDDQLASALTHAGQRAGDLNWRMPLFEKYWGEMSSPFADFKNSGGGFGGAITAALFLQKFVRGKKWAHLDVYAWTDKAQGALLSSGGSGQPVQCLIEFLSDRALR comes from the coding sequence GTGGCTAAAAAATCGACTCCGAAGAAAACCTCAACAAAGCTTCAATTTCATTCATGGATTGAGACTTTTGATTTTGGCAAAGAACTTAAAGTAAAGAATGAATTGACAGGCTTCGTCTATTTCTTGGGAGTGGATGATTCAAATAAATTCACATCTTTAGTGGAACAGCACGCACTGGATTGGCAGTTCGACAGCCTTAAGAAAAACGAGCGTGAGTTTCTTTATTTCGTAGGACAAAAAGGACCTGTTTGGATTTTGCGTTCTCGTTCCAAAAATTCTGTGGGACATGATGGTTTGATCGACGAAGCCAGCTACACTTGGGCGCGTGATCAATTTGGCTCCTTAGTAAGTCACTTTAAAGCGCACCATTTAAAAGGGGTGCAAATCGAGTTTCATGGAACGGAAGAAGTTCAAGATTTGGGAGCTTTAGTTGGCTTTGATATGGCAGTTTACAACTTCCGCCAATTTGTTGACGGAAAACAATTGTCGGAACTTCCTAAGGTCGCTTTGAAAAAATCTTTGGGTGGATTGGATAAAGATCTTATTAAAGAAGCCATGCTTCGTGCACGCGCGGTGAATATTGCTCGTCACTTGGTGAATTTGCCACCGAACGATTTAAATCCAAGAACTTTTGCAGAGTTTGCGACAAGCAAACTTTCATTCCCATCGACTTTAAAAGTCGCGGTGTGGGATACGAAGAAATTAATGCAAGAAAACATGGGTCTTCACGTAGCTGTGGGCCAAGGCGCTGAAAACGGGCCTTGCATGGTTCACCTTAAATACCGTCCGACAAAAAAATCAAAACTAAAACCTATCGCCTTTGTCGGTAAAGGAATCACGTTTGATACAGGCGGCTTGGATATCAAACCTTCTTCGGGAATGCGTTTGATGAAAAAGGATATGGGTGGAGCAGCGAGTGTGATGGCTCTGGCGACTTGGGTTGCGGACAGTAATTATCCAGGTCCGGTGGATTTCTATCTGGCATTGGCTGAAAATGCAGTGGATGGAAAATCCTTCCGTCCAAGTGACGTGGTCACCGCTCGCAATGGCTTGAAAGTGGAAATCGACAACACAGACGCTGAAGGCCGTTTGGTCTTGGCAGATGTCTTGGATGTTGCGTGCACACAAAAAGGTTCTGATGAACCTGAATACGTGATCGACGTTGCGACTTTGACAGGCGCTATTAAAGTCGGTCTTGGCGCTGAGATCGCAGGTCTTTTCTCGAATGACGATCAATTGGCTTCTGCTCTCACTCATGCAGGACAACGTGCTGGTGACCTGAACTGGCGCATGCCTTTGTTTGAAAAATACTGGGGGGAAATGTCTTCTCCATTTGCAGACTTTAAAAACTCCGGCGGTGGATTCGGTGGTGCCATCACGGCAGCCTTGTTCCTACAAAAATTCGTCCGTGGAAAAAAATGGGCGCACTTGGATGTCTACGCATGGACTGACAAAGCACAAGGGGCTTTGCTCTCTAGCGGAGGAAGCGGTCAACCCGTTCAATGCTTGATCGAGTTCCTTTCTGATCGCGCGTTGAGGTAA